The Peribacillus sp. FSL P2-0133 genome has a segment encoding these proteins:
- the cax gene encoding calcium/proton exchanger — protein MVNKIFLGLVLLGVPLSVIGSLLHWPSVIMFIVYCLTIVALAGFMGRATESLAIVMGPRIGGLLNATFGNAVELIISIFSLKAGLVGVVLASLTGSVLGNLLLVAGLSFFVGGTKYKRQKFNVFDARHNAGLLIFAVIVAFVIPEIFTQNMGESSTMSLSVGISIILILLYLAALFFKLVTHRGVYQHTEKLEEHEEEVPEWSRKKAIIILAAATLAVAYVSEKLVHTFSEVGEAFGWSELFIGVIIVAIVGNAAEHASAVIMAYKNKMDVAVEIAVGSTLQVAMFVAPVLVLISLMYPTSMPLVFTMPELISMVSAVFLVIMISNDGETNWFEGLTLLAAYFIMGIGFYLL, from the coding sequence ATCGTGAATAAAATATTTTTGGGGCTTGTCCTGTTAGGCGTCCCTTTATCTGTCATTGGGTCATTATTGCATTGGCCGAGTGTAATCATGTTCATAGTATATTGCTTAACAATCGTGGCGCTGGCAGGCTTCATGGGCCGGGCCACTGAAAGCTTAGCAATCGTTATGGGACCAAGGATTGGCGGTCTCTTGAATGCAACCTTTGGTAATGCAGTAGAATTGATCATATCCATCTTTTCATTAAAGGCGGGGCTAGTGGGTGTTGTGCTGGCGTCTTTGACTGGTTCCGTTTTAGGAAATTTATTGTTGGTGGCAGGACTTTCATTCTTTGTCGGAGGGACTAAATACAAACGGCAGAAGTTTAATGTATTCGATGCGAGGCATAATGCCGGACTATTGATTTTTGCAGTAATTGTAGCCTTCGTCATACCGGAAATATTCACACAAAACATGGGTGAATCAAGCACGATGTCGTTAAGTGTCGGAATTTCCATTATATTGATCTTATTATATCTTGCTGCATTATTCTTTAAATTGGTTACTCACCGCGGGGTATATCAGCATACAGAGAAACTCGAGGAACATGAAGAGGAAGTACCGGAGTGGAGCAGGAAAAAGGCAATTATAATACTTGCTGCCGCTACATTGGCTGTTGCTTACGTATCGGAAAAACTTGTCCATACGTTTAGCGAGGTGGGGGAAGCCTTCGGATGGTCAGAGTTATTCATCGGTGTCATTATCGTTGCGATCGTCGGTAACGCGGCAGAGCATGCTTCCGCCGTCATAATGGCCTATAAAAATAAAATGGATGTCGCTGTGGAGATTGCCGTTGGTTCCACGCTTCAAGTAGCGATGTTCGTCGCTCCTGTACTCGTATTGATTTCGTTAATGTATCCAACCAGTATGCCGCTTGTTTTCACAATGCCAGAACTGATATCAATGGTTTCAGCAGTCTTTCTGGTGATCATGATTTCTAATGACGGGGAAACGAACTGGTTTGAAGGCCTTACCTTATTGGCCGCATACTTCATTATGGGAATTGGATTTTATTTATTATAA
- a CDS encoding YfkD famly protein codes for MRRTIFITMIALIAFIQANVSFAADIPEVKADPNKVNIPPSVLNIAKENTYPNPTQDLPMLQPSNLAEQLIDSSDIKIENPELIKMLNESAIAKAPLAFGYRATIYLGHWALNYESSETAPNWEYQKINTNYYDNRGGEVPYKIRYVQESQKAVSGGLTAKIPKAEDVQKMMLLKATEKTNLPLAFETIIGAGTKKDQVYNVASNRIGYLSSFASAVNEKGKVTYGEVYLNLKGNKRTITIKNITSQGIGAWIPVQDHVSFSFTVSQQPR; via the coding sequence ATGAGAAGAACTATTTTTATTACGATGATTGCCCTAATTGCCTTCATTCAGGCGAATGTAAGTTTTGCAGCTGATATACCAGAAGTCAAAGCAGATCCGAATAAGGTGAATATCCCACCTTCAGTATTGAATATTGCAAAGGAGAATACGTATCCGAACCCGACCCAGGATCTTCCGATGCTGCAGCCAAGTAATCTTGCCGAACAATTGATCGATTCGTCGGATATCAAGATTGAAAACCCAGAACTCATCAAAATGTTGAATGAATCCGCAATTGCAAAAGCCCCGCTTGCTTTTGGATACAGAGCGACCATTTACCTTGGACATTGGGCATTGAATTATGAGTCCTCGGAAACGGCACCAAACTGGGAATACCAAAAGATCAATACGAATTACTATGATAATCGCGGCGGTGAAGTTCCCTATAAGATCCGTTATGTCCAGGAAAGTCAGAAGGCAGTAAGTGGCGGTCTGACAGCGAAAATTCCTAAGGCTGAGGATGTTCAAAAGATGATGCTGCTAAAAGCCACTGAAAAAACGAATTTGCCATTGGCTTTTGAAACGATCATCGGAGCTGGTACGAAAAAAGATCAAGTATACAATGTTGCTTCAAATAGGATTGGTTACTTATCCAGTTTTGCTTCCGCCGTCAATGAAAAAGGCAAGGTCACATATGGGGAAGTATATTTGAACCTAAAAGGAAATAAAAGAACCATTACGATAAAGAATATCACTTCACAAGGCATCGGTGCATGGATACCGGTTCAGGACCATGTTTCCTTCAGCTTTACAGTCTCGCAGCAACCTAGGTAA
- the yfkAB gene encoding radical SAM/CxCxxxxC motif protein YfkAB, with protein sequence MSIIKQDLLTPITPKYDPWEAYMDVEQYGKLSLTNVEFTTTTLCNMRCEHCAVGYTLQPKDPDALPLELLIRRLDEIPLLRSLSITGGEPMLSRKQVKNYVLPLLKYARSRGVRTQINSNLTLDLERYEEIIPYLDVLHISHNWGTIDEFIDIGFAMMDRKPSREQRKILFDKMIENSRALTKAGVLVSAETMLNKRTLPHLEHIHRQIVDEMGCQRHEIHPMYPSDFASALETLSLDNMREAIHHLLDIRDENVWMLFGTLPFYPCNNSKEDIKLLQRLYGSHKVTVRNDPDGRSRLNINIFTGEVIVTDFGDAPTLGNIKDQSLTDSYDTWMNSKLANELNCHCPAVKCLGPNVLVKNAYYPKDDFRMRKSTI encoded by the coding sequence ATGTCAATAATCAAGCAAGATCTTTTAACACCAATTACACCCAAGTATGATCCTTGGGAAGCATATATGGACGTTGAACAATATGGAAAACTCAGCCTCACCAACGTGGAGTTCACCACCACCACCCTTTGCAATATGCGTTGTGAGCATTGTGCCGTCGGTTACACACTTCAGCCCAAGGACCCGGATGCCCTGCCTCTGGAATTACTGATTCGGCGTCTTGATGAGATCCCTTTGCTTCGCTCGCTCAGCATTACTGGCGGGGAACCGATGCTTTCAAGAAAACAAGTGAAGAATTATGTTTTGCCTCTATTGAAATATGCCCGTAGCCGCGGGGTACGGACACAAATCAATTCCAATTTGACCCTTGACTTGGAACGGTATGAGGAAATCATTCCTTATTTGGATGTTCTGCACATTTCCCATAACTGGGGAACGATCGATGAATTCATTGATATCGGCTTTGCCATGATGGACCGAAAACCATCTCGGGAACAGCGAAAGATATTATTTGATAAAATGATTGAAAATTCCCGTGCCCTGACAAAAGCTGGTGTGCTGGTATCTGCAGAAACGATGCTTAATAAACGGACATTGCCTCATCTTGAGCATATTCACAGACAGATCGTCGATGAAATGGGATGTCAAAGGCACGAAATTCATCCGATGTATCCAAGCGATTTCGCTTCGGCACTTGAAACTTTATCATTGGATAATATGCGTGAAGCGATTCATCATTTGCTTGATATCCGTGATGAAAATGTTTGGATGCTTTTCGGTACCCTGCCATTTTATCCTTGCAATAACAGTAAGGAGGATATAAAGCTGCTTCAACGACTTTATGGTTCACATAAAGTGACCGTACGGAATGACCCTGATGGACGTTCCAGGTTGAACATCAATATTTTCACCGGGGAAGTGATCGTGACCGATTTCGGTGACGCGCCTACATTAGGGAATATCAAAGACCAGTCCTTGACCGATTCCTATGACACATGGATGAATTCGAAACTGGCCAATGAATTGAACTGCCACTGCCCGGCAGTCAAATGTCTGGGCCCGAATGTTCTCGTCAAAAATGCCTACTACCCGAAGGATGACTTCAGGATGAGGAAGTCAACCATATGA
- a CDS encoding SE1561 family protein — translation MGKSITGKNEQLTYLKERLTMFMEVLDHIEPENTELEDIDRLIGMIDDLEGKVEQFKTRED, via the coding sequence ATGGGAAAATCCATTACAGGTAAAAACGAACAATTAACATACTTAAAAGAACGCCTCACGATGTTCATGGAAGTTCTTGATCATATCGAACCGGAAAATACGGAGTTGGAAGATATAGACCGTTTAATCGGCATGATAGATGATTTGGAAGGCAAAGTGGAACAATTCAAAACCCGGGAAGACTAA
- a CDS encoding fumarate hydratase yields the protein MDIQKFQESMYSLIVETSTNLPKDVRRAVKSAKQRENAGTRSALSLDTITNNITMADDNVSPICQDTGLPTFKIKTPVGVNQLEIKKAIRNAIILATKGGKLRPNAVDSLSGENSGDNLGEGLPVIKFDQWENDYIDVRLILKGGGCENKNIQYSLPMELEGLGKAGRDLDGIRKCVLHSVYQAQGQGCSAGFIGVGIGGDRSSGYDLAKAQLFRSNEDVNPNEDLRKLEDYIMKTANELGIGTMGFGGETTLLGCKIGVMHRIPASFFVSVAYNCWAFRRLGVKVNPETGEINEWLYQEGEKIDFALEAEKAAKDEVAAAAESDVKASREITLQAPITEEQIRELKVGDVVHINGRMYTGRDAIHKHLSENPAPIDLDGQIIYHCGPVMLKDEEGKWHVKAAGPTTSIREEPYQGDIMKRFGIRAVIGKGGMGPKTLEALSEHGGVYLNAIGGAAQYYADCIKSVEGVNFTEFGIPEAMWHLNVEGFTAVVTMDSHGNSLHKDVQQSSLEKLAQFKEPVFK from the coding sequence TTGGATATTCAAAAATTCCAAGAAAGTATGTACAGTCTTATCGTTGAAACTTCAACGAATCTTCCAAAGGATGTTCGTCGTGCGGTCAAAAGTGCAAAACAACGTGAAAATGCAGGTACTCGTTCTGCATTAAGCTTGGACACCATCACGAATAATATTACAATGGCTGACGACAATGTATCACCGATTTGTCAGGATACTGGTCTGCCGACTTTCAAAATAAAAACTCCAGTTGGCGTGAACCAACTTGAAATAAAAAAAGCAATCCGAAATGCGATCATTTTAGCGACTAAAGGCGGAAAACTTCGTCCAAACGCAGTTGACTCTTTATCGGGTGAAAATAGTGGGGATAACCTTGGGGAAGGTCTTCCTGTCATTAAATTTGATCAATGGGAAAATGACTATATTGATGTTCGTCTTATCTTAAAAGGCGGCGGCTGTGAAAATAAAAACATCCAATACAGTCTGCCTATGGAGCTTGAAGGATTGGGGAAAGCGGGCCGTGATTTGGACGGAATCCGTAAATGTGTACTTCATTCTGTCTACCAAGCACAAGGACAAGGCTGCAGTGCCGGCTTCATCGGCGTTGGTATCGGAGGGGACCGTTCATCCGGATATGATCTGGCTAAAGCTCAACTTTTCCGCAGTAATGAAGATGTGAATCCGAATGAAGACCTTCGTAAACTTGAAGATTACATCATGAAGACAGCTAATGAATTGGGAATCGGCACGATGGGCTTTGGCGGTGAAACTACACTGCTTGGATGTAAAATCGGTGTCATGCACCGTATTCCGGCAAGCTTTTTCGTATCCGTTGCTTACAACTGCTGGGCGTTCCGCCGTTTAGGAGTGAAAGTCAATCCTGAAACAGGTGAAATCAATGAGTGGTTGTATCAAGAAGGCGAGAAAATCGACTTTGCTTTAGAAGCAGAAAAAGCAGCGAAGGATGAAGTGGCAGCCGCTGCTGAATCGGACGTTAAAGCTTCCCGTGAAATCACCCTGCAAGCACCAATCACGGAAGAACAAATCCGTGAATTAAAAGTTGGTGACGTAGTTCATATTAACGGCAGAATGTATACAGGCCGTGACGCCATCCACAAGCATTTATCTGAAAATCCTGCACCAATCGACTTAGATGGACAAATCATCTATCATTGTGGCCCAGTTATGCTGAAGGACGAAGAAGGTAAATGGCATGTGAAGGCTGCCGGACCAACAACAAGTATTCGTGAAGAACCATACCAAGGAGATATCATGAAACGATTCGGCATCCGTGCAGTTATCGGTAAAGGCGGAATGGGACCGAAAACACTAGAGGCACTAAGTGAACACGGCGGCGTTTATCTAAATGCAATCGGCGGGGCTGCTCAATATTATGCAGACTGCATCAAGTCCGTCGAAGGTGTGAACTTCACCGAATTTGGTATTCCAGAAGCGATGTGGCATCTGAATGTTGAAGGATTTACTGCCGTAGTTACCATGGATTCACATGGAAACAGCCTGCATAAAGACGTTCAGCAATCTTCGTTGGAAAAATTGGCACAATTCAAAGAACCAGTATTTAAATAA
- the pdaA gene encoding delta-lactam-biosynthetic de-N-acetylase has product MVILSAFICLICSLASPAFAESYNWGFNKGKNGTPADAGKKFNEMLPEYEAIYKGDTKKKAVYLTFDNGYENGYTAQILDVLKKHGAPGAFFVTGHYLKTAPELVVRMANEGHIVGNHSWNHPDMTSVTDDVIRMELERVKKATEKLTGQKGMNYLRPPRGVFNERTMRVAKKEGYYHIFWSLAYKDWIVDQQKGAAFAHDEVLKQIHPGAILLLHTVSKDNAEALDSILTDLEKQGYTFSSLDDLMIEKRLPNRMLY; this is encoded by the coding sequence ATGGTGATTTTATCCGCTTTTATATGCTTGATATGCTCTTTGGCAAGCCCAGCTTTTGCAGAATCCTATAACTGGGGTTTCAATAAAGGAAAAAATGGGACACCTGCCGATGCCGGTAAAAAATTCAATGAAATGCTGCCTGAATATGAAGCGATTTATAAAGGGGATACAAAGAAAAAAGCCGTTTATTTAACGTTTGATAACGGTTATGAAAATGGCTATACGGCCCAGATTTTAGATGTTCTGAAAAAACATGGCGCTCCTGGAGCTTTTTTTGTAACGGGTCATTATTTAAAGACCGCACCTGAGCTTGTTGTCCGTATGGCTAATGAGGGGCATATCGTAGGAAACCATTCATGGAACCATCCGGATATGACCAGCGTGACGGACGATGTGATACGCATGGAGCTTGAGCGGGTAAAAAAAGCAACGGAAAAATTAACGGGGCAAAAGGGAATGAATTACTTAAGGCCGCCTCGTGGGGTATTTAATGAGAGAACAATGAGGGTTGCAAAAAAAGAAGGGTATTACCACATCTTCTGGTCACTGGCATATAAAGACTGGATTGTTGATCAACAAAAGGGTGCCGCGTTCGCACACGATGAAGTGCTTAAGCAGATTCATCCTGGCGCGATTTTATTACTGCATACCGTATCGAAGGATAATGCGGAAGCATTGGACTCAATTCTGACGGATCTTGAAAAACAGGGGTACACATTCAGTAGCCTTGATGATTTAATGATTGAGAAACGGTTGCCGAACCGAATGCTTTATTAA
- a CDS encoding DNA-3-methyladenine glycosylase yields the protein MWTEKLQVQGPYNFDLVLERLSLDPLQVVDFTNRTVKVPLYIEKEPIVLQVQAIGNIDEPSFIIKGHSEVYKSKAIERLKKVFHWHQPLEGVSRHFRESDLRGIFEEHRGTAIVLDFDYYSCLVKCIIHQQLNLSFAHTLTERFVKTFGYQMEGAWFYPTPETTAQLQIEQLRAIQFSGRKAEYVIGLSEQIIQGHLNLDIMEKLSDQEVMDTLIKIRGIGRWTAENFLLFGLGRPNLFPKADIGIQNALKILYGLPQKPTQEEMESYSVKWAPYLSYASLYLWRSIEKRSEKK from the coding sequence GTGTGGACAGAAAAATTACAGGTTCAAGGACCCTATAATTTCGATCTAGTTCTCGAACGATTATCGTTAGACCCACTTCAGGTAGTTGATTTTACTAACAGGACGGTAAAAGTTCCGCTATATATAGAAAAAGAACCAATCGTTTTGCAGGTTCAGGCAATAGGAAATATCGATGAACCATCTTTTATCATCAAAGGTCATTCAGAGGTTTACAAGTCAAAAGCAATCGAACGGTTAAAAAAGGTTTTTCATTGGCATCAGCCATTAGAAGGCGTTTCCCGGCATTTCCGGGAATCAGATTTAAGGGGAATCTTCGAAGAACACCGCGGTACTGCCATAGTCTTGGACTTCGATTACTACAGTTGCCTCGTCAAATGCATCATACATCAGCAATTGAACTTATCCTTTGCCCATACGCTCACGGAACGATTCGTTAAAACCTTCGGCTACCAGATGGAAGGTGCATGGTTTTATCCGACACCGGAAACAACAGCCCAACTTCAAATCGAACAATTAAGAGCCATTCAATTTAGTGGCCGAAAAGCCGAATACGTCATCGGACTTTCCGAGCAGATCATTCAAGGCCATCTCAACCTTGATATAATGGAAAAGCTATCCGATCAAGAGGTTATGGATACACTAATAAAAATACGCGGTATCGGTAGATGGACGGCTGAAAACTTCCTGCTTTTTGGACTTGGCCGGCCGAACCTATTTCCTAAAGCCGATATTGGCATTCAAAATGCCTTGAAAATATTATATGGCTTACCGCAAAAGCCGACCCAAGAAGAAATGGAGTCCTATAGTGTGAAATGGGCCCCATATCTAAGCTACGCTTCCCTCTATTTGTGGAGAAGCATTGAAAAACGGAGTGAAAAGAAATGA
- the rlmD gene encoding 23S rRNA (uracil(1939)-C(5))-methyltransferase RlmD, translating into MTNIQDTKLEVNQTLPLTIKRLGINGEGVGYFKKKVVFVPGALPGEEIVAMVTKVQSNFTEAKIKTIRKESPHRIAAPCPVYAECGGCQLQHLSYAQQLIEKRDIVIQAMERHSKFPVSSLNVKETIGMEDPWNYRNKSQYQVGQKDGKLIAGLYGLNSHTLIDIPNCLVQHKATNKVTRTVKKILKNLNISIYNERKRKGVIRTVITRVGFETGEVQVVLVTGAEEIPQKDQLLKQIRDQLPEVKSVVQNINNQNTSLIFGEKTIHLAGEKVINETLGDLSYELSARTFFQLNPVQTVRLYDEVKKAAALTGTEKVVDAYCGVGTIGLWLSENAKEVRGMDVIKESIEDAKKNAKKHKRNNVFYETGKAENILPSWTKEGWKPDVLVVDPPRSGCDQSLLQTILKVKPKTIVYVSCNPSTLAKDLQELSSSYRVEAMQPVDMFPQTSHVEVVTSLKLIKE; encoded by the coding sequence ATGACAAACATTCAAGATACAAAACTGGAAGTAAATCAAACCCTTCCCCTTACGATTAAACGGCTTGGCATTAACGGGGAGGGAGTCGGTTATTTCAAAAAGAAAGTCGTCTTCGTCCCAGGTGCATTGCCTGGTGAAGAAATTGTAGCTATGGTCACAAAGGTTCAGTCAAACTTCACTGAGGCGAAAATAAAAACCATCCGTAAAGAATCACCGCATCGCATTGCAGCACCATGTCCGGTTTATGCTGAATGCGGCGGATGTCAGTTACAGCATTTAAGTTATGCCCAGCAGCTTATTGAAAAACGCGATATCGTCATTCAAGCGATGGAACGTCATTCGAAATTCCCAGTTTCTTCATTAAATGTAAAAGAAACGATCGGCATGGAAGATCCTTGGAATTATCGCAATAAGAGTCAGTACCAAGTCGGCCAAAAAGATGGCAAATTGATTGCTGGCCTTTACGGCTTGAATTCCCACACACTGATCGATATCCCGAATTGCCTTGTACAGCATAAGGCAACAAATAAGGTAACGCGTACAGTGAAAAAGATACTAAAGAACCTGAACATCTCGATTTATAACGAAAGAAAAAGAAAAGGTGTTATCCGTACAGTCATTACACGGGTAGGCTTTGAAACAGGTGAAGTACAGGTTGTCCTCGTTACTGGTGCGGAAGAAATTCCACAAAAAGATCAGTTGCTTAAACAAATTCGTGACCAACTGCCAGAAGTGAAATCGGTCGTTCAAAACATCAACAACCAGAACACATCACTTATCTTTGGCGAAAAAACGATTCACCTGGCAGGTGAAAAAGTCATCAACGAAACATTGGGTGACCTATCATACGAACTATCAGCCCGTACTTTCTTCCAACTTAACCCGGTCCAAACTGTTCGCTTATATGATGAAGTGAAAAAAGCAGCAGCCTTAACCGGCACGGAAAAAGTGGTTGACGCTTATTGTGGTGTTGGGACCATTGGCCTATGGCTGTCCGAAAATGCCAAAGAAGTCAGAGGAATGGACGTCATTAAAGAATCCATTGAGGACGCCAAGAAAAATGCAAAAAAACATAAACGCAACAATGTTTTCTATGAAACAGGCAAAGCCGAGAATATCCTTCCAAGCTGGACCAAAGAAGGCTGGAAACCGGACGTACTGGTCGTCGACCCGCCAAGATCCGGCTGTGATCAATCATTACTGCAGACAATCTTGAAAGTTAAACCGAAAACCATTGTGTACGTATCATGCAACCCGTCCACATTGGCGAAGGACTTACAAGAACTGAGCTCTTCTTATCGCGTGGAGGCCATGCAGCCGGTGGACATGTTCCCGCAGACGAGCCATGTTGAAGTAGTAACCTCATTGAAGCTGATTAAAGAATAA
- a CDS encoding DUF1456 family protein encodes MHNHDILIRLRYALDIKNKDMVEIFKLGDIEVTREEVMQMLTKPKDDYYDEYDDGMDEDEDGVNCNNMMLESFLNGLIIFKRGRQEPKPGQPQSQAPDVKIKESVNNILLKKLKIALTLTSEDMIDILDEAGVMITKGELSAILRKVGHRNYKECGDRYARNFLKGLTLRYRVRVQ; translated from the coding sequence ATGCATAATCATGATATATTAATTCGATTAAGATATGCGCTGGATATTAAAAATAAAGATATGGTTGAGATATTTAAGCTCGGGGATATTGAAGTGACAAGAGAAGAAGTCATGCAGATGCTCACAAAACCAAAAGATGATTATTATGATGAATATGATGATGGTATGGATGAAGATGAAGATGGGGTAAACTGCAATAACATGATGTTAGAGTCCTTTTTAAATGGTTTGATCATTTTTAAAAGAGGGAGACAAGAGCCAAAACCTGGTCAGCCTCAAAGTCAGGCACCGGATGTAAAGATTAAGGAAAGTGTGAATAATATCCTTCTGAAGAAACTGAAAATAGCATTGACATTAACCAGCGAGGATATGATTGATATCTTAGATGAAGCAGGTGTCATGATAACAAAAGGGGAATTAAGCGCTATATTAAGGAAAGTGGGTCATAGGAATTATAAAGAGTGCGGGGATCGATACGCCAGAAATTTCTTAAAAGGATTAACTTTGAGATATAGGGTAAGGGTTCAGTAA
- a CDS encoding 3-hydroxyacyl-CoA dehydrogenase, translated as MKYKNITIAGSGVLGSQIAFQTAFKGFNVSVYDINDEALERAKDRITNLKPYYKEDIGATEEDLNTAYARISFHSDLSAAVSEADLVIEAIPEVVQIKTDFYTELGKVAPNKTIFATNSSTLLPSQFAEATGRPKKFLALHFANEIWKNNTAEIMKHPGTDSEVFDEVIDFAKAIGMVPLPLHKEQPGYILNSLLVPLLDAAQMLLLKGVADTETIDKTWMVATGAPLGPFAILDVVGINTAYNISLAKAKATGDPEVEKLSNLLKIEYIDKGKIGREAGEGFYKYPNPNFANPDFLRG; from the coding sequence GTGAAATATAAAAATATCACGATTGCCGGCAGCGGTGTTTTAGGAAGTCAGATCGCATTTCAAACCGCCTTCAAAGGATTCAACGTATCTGTATATGACATCAATGATGAAGCATTGGAACGTGCAAAAGATAGGATCACTAATTTGAAGCCATACTATAAAGAAGACATAGGCGCAACGGAGGAAGATCTCAATACTGCTTATGCCCGCATTTCTTTCCACAGTGATTTATCTGCTGCAGTATCCGAAGCTGACCTTGTGATTGAAGCGATTCCAGAAGTGGTTCAAATCAAAACGGATTTTTACACGGAGTTAGGAAAAGTGGCTCCTAATAAAACAATTTTCGCGACGAACTCTTCAACATTATTGCCAAGCCAATTTGCCGAAGCAACAGGCCGTCCAAAAAAATTCCTGGCGTTACATTTCGCTAATGAGATCTGGAAAAACAATACGGCAGAAATCATGAAACATCCTGGAACGGATAGTGAAGTGTTCGATGAAGTGATTGATTTTGCAAAAGCGATTGGAATGGTTCCTCTGCCTTTACATAAAGAGCAGCCAGGCTATATTTTGAATTCCTTACTGGTCCCCCTTTTGGATGCTGCCCAAATGCTCTTATTAAAAGGAGTGGCAGATACGGAAACCATCGATAAAACGTGGATGGTCGCAACAGGAGCGCCTCTTGGCCCTTTCGCCATTTTAGACGTGGTAGGAATCAATACCGCTTATAATATTTCACTTGCAAAAGCGAAAGCGACAGGTGATCCAGAGGTTGAAAAGCTGTCTAACCTATTGAAAATAGAGTATATCGATAAAGGGAAAATCGGTAGAGAAGCAGGAGAAGGCTTCTATAAATATCCCAACCCCAATTTCGCAAACCCAGACTTTTTAAGAGGTTAA
- a CDS encoding glycine C-acetyltransferase: MSSEVLNQFLKENLEDLKEKGLYNVIDPVEGPNGPVITIAGRELINLSSNNYLGLATDRRLIEACIEATKTYGVGAGAVRTINGTLDIHVKLEEKLAEFKHTEAAIAYQSGFNCNMAAISGVMDKHDAILSDELNHASIIDGCRLSKAKIIPFIHSDMDDLRTKARQAKESGLYNKVMIITDGVFSMDGDIAKLPEIVEIAEEFDLITYVDDAHGSGVLGNGAGTVKHFGLSDKVDFQIGTLSKAIGVVGGYVAGKKDLIDWLKVRSRPFLFSTAATPGAVAASIEAIDILMNSSELQNKLWENSDYLKKGLKELGFDIGESETPITPCIIGDEAKTQQFSKRLNEEGVYAKSIVFPTVPKGTGRVRNMPTAAHTKEMLDRAIAIYEKVGKEMSII, encoded by the coding sequence ATGTCAAGTGAAGTATTAAATCAATTTTTGAAAGAAAATTTGGAAGATTTAAAAGAAAAGGGACTATACAACGTTATTGATCCGGTGGAAGGTCCAAATGGTCCGGTAATCACCATTGCAGGCAGGGAGTTAATTAATTTATCATCCAATAATTATTTAGGTTTAGCAACAGATAGACGATTAATAGAGGCTTGCATAGAAGCGACGAAAACATATGGTGTCGGTGCCGGTGCCGTTCGTACGATCAACGGAACATTGGATATTCACGTCAAATTAGAAGAAAAGCTTGCCGAGTTTAAACATACAGAAGCAGCCATTGCTTATCAATCTGGATTTAACTGTAATATGGCAGCGATTTCAGGAGTGATGGATAAACATGACGCCATTCTTTCAGATGAACTGAACCATGCTTCAATCATTGATGGATGCCGATTATCCAAGGCGAAAATTATTCCCTTTATCCATTCCGACATGGACGATTTACGGACAAAAGCACGCCAAGCAAAGGAGTCCGGATTGTATAACAAAGTCATGATCATTACCGATGGAGTTTTCTCGATGGACGGGGATATTGCCAAGCTTCCTGAAATTGTGGAGATTGCAGAGGAGTTTGACTTAATTACTTATGTTGATGATGCACATGGATCGGGTGTATTAGGTAATGGTGCAGGAACGGTAAAACATTTTGGGTTATCGGATAAAGTGGATTTCCAAATTGGAACATTATCCAAAGCAATTGGTGTTGTTGGAGGCTATGTAGCAGGAAAGAAAGATTTGATTGATTGGTTAAAAGTGAGAAGCCGTCCATTTTTATTTTCAACGGCTGCCACACCGGGAGCAGTTGCAGCTAGTATAGAAGCCATCGATATTTTGATGAATAGCTCAGAACTTCAAAATAAGCTGTGGGAAAACAGTGATTACTTGAAAAAAGGCCTAAAGGAATTAGGGTTTGATATCGGGGAGAGCGAAACACCGATTACGCCTTGCATCATAGGGGATGAAGCAAAAACGCAGCAATTCAGCAAGAGGCTGAATGAAGAAGGTGTGTATGCTAAATCCATCGTATTCCCTACCGTTCCAAAGGGTACAGGAAGAGTGAGGAATATGCCTACTGCAGCTCATACAAAAGAGATGCTGGACCGTGCAATAGCCATTTATGAAAAAGTAGGAAAAGAGATGTCGATCATATAA